The Setaria viridis chromosome 6, Setaria_viridis_v4.0, whole genome shotgun sequence genome contains a region encoding:
- the LOC117860069 gene encoding uncharacterized protein isoform X2 yields MPSARDQNSSTLPCSPQLDQLTSSARTQARCKDSSWLLYQMSLLLWPWFSLFFSLVTSSWSLSSDGQALLALSRNLILPSSIRSNWSASDATPCTWNGVGCDERNIVISLDLTSSGVSGSLGPEICRLKYLQILSLSGNNISGSLPPELGNCSMLEQLDLSQNFLSGNIPASMGNLKRLSQLSLYSNLLSGTIPEELFNNQFLEQVYLHSNQLSGSIPFSVSEMTSLTSLWLHDNMLSGVLPASIGNCTKLEVLYLLNNQLSGSLPETLSKIEDLRIFDATNNSFIGEIPFSFENSCKLEIFILSFNQIRGEIPKWLGNCSSLTQLAFVNNSLSGQIPPTVGLLRNLTYLLLSQNNLSGPIPTEIGNCELLLWLELDANQLEGTVPKELANLRNLQKLFLFENHLTGEFPENIWGIQSLQSVLVYRNGLTGKLPSVLAELKFLQNITLFDNFFTGAIPPGLGANSRLVKVDFTNNSFVGGIPPNICSGKTLRILDLGSNHLTGSIPSGVSNCPSLERFILQGNNFSGHIPEFRNCKGLSYIDLSRNGFDGPVPPNIFSNCPCSLQISPQANNLNGSIPGFSNCTNLGVLDLSYNNFSSKIPPKNAYCVRCKL; encoded by the exons ATGCCAAGTGCAAGAGATCAGAATAGCAGCACCTTGCCGTGCTCGCCGCAGCTTGATCAGTTGACCAGTTCGGCACGGACACAAGCCCGTTGCAAGGATTCCAGTTGGCTCCT GTACCAAATGAGCCTGCTTTTGTGGCCTTGGTTTTCTCTATTCTTCTCTTTAGTTACGTCATCATGGAGTTTGAGTTCAGATGGTCAAGCTCTTCTTGCTCTGTCGAGAAACCTCATACTGCCAAGTTCTATAAGGTCCAACTGGAGCGCTTCTGATGCAACTCCTTGTACATGGAATGGAGTTGGTTGCGATGAAAGGAACATAGTGATTTCTCTTGACCTGACATCATCAGGAGTTTCAGGTTCACTAGGACCTGAAATATGTCGTCTGAAATACCTGCAAATTCTCAGTTTATCTGGTAACAACATATCTGGTTCACTCCCTCCAGAATTGGGGAACTGCAGCATGCTTGAACAATTGGATCTCTCCCAAAATTTCCTTTCTGGCAATATACCAGCATCAATGGGAAACCTCAAGCGATTGTCACAGCTATCACTGTACAGTAACTTGCTGAGTGGAACTATACCAGAGGAGTTGTTCAATAACCAGTTTCTGGAGCAAGTGTACCTCCATTCCAATCAGCTCAGTGGTTCGATCCCCTTCTCGGTTAGTGAAATGACAAGCCTTACGTCCTTGTGGTTGCATGATAATATGTTATCTGGGGTTTTACCCGCTTCGATTGGTAACTGCACCAAGTTGGAGGTCCTCTATCTACTCAATAATCAACTGAGCGGCAGTCTTCCCGAAACCTTGAGCAAGATCGAAGACCTCAGGATATTTGATGCCACGAACAATAGCTTCATAGGCGAGATTCCTTTCAGTTTTGAGAATAGCTGCAAGTTGGAAATATTCATCCTGTCATTCAATCAAATAAGAGGGGAGATACCAAAATGGTTAGGGAACTGCAGCAGCTTGACGCAGCTTGCATTTGTCAACAACAGTCTGTCCGGACAGATACCACCTACAGTTGGTTTACTGAGAAACCTCACTTATCTTCTACTTTCTCAAAACAATTTGTCTGGTCCGATCCCTACTGAAATTGGCAACTGTGAATTGCTTTTGTGGCTGGAGTTGGATGCAAACCAGCTTGAGGGCACTGTTCCAAAAGAACTAGCAAACTTGAGGAACTTGCAGAAGCTGTTCCTTTTTGAAAATCATCTCACAGGGGAGTTTCCTGAAAATATATGGGGCATCCAAAGCCTTCAAAGTGTCCTCGTCTATCGAAATGGTCTTACTGGGAAGCTACCTTCTGTGCTTGCTGAGCTTAAGTTCCTGCAGAACATTACACTGTTTGATAATTTCTTCACCGGAGCCATACCACCGGGACTGGGTGCTAACAGCCGTTTAGTCAAGGTTGATTTCACCAACAACAGTTTTGTTGGTGGGATTCCGCCAAACATTTGTTCAGGGAAAACATTGAGAATTCTGGACTTGGGCTCTAATCATCTCACTGGTAGCATCCCATCCGGGGTTTCGAACTGCCCAAGTTTGGAGAGATTCATTCTTCAGGGCAACAATTTCAGCGGGCATATTCCTGAATTCAGAAATTGCAAGGGATTAAGTTACATAGATCTTAGCCGCAATGGTTTCGACGGTCCGGTCCCACCAAATATATTTTCAAACTGCCCTTGTTCGCTGCAAATCAGTCCCCAAGCTAACAACCTGAATGGATCCATTCCAGGATTCAGTAATTGTACAAACCTAGGTGTTTTAGATCTTAGTTACAACAACTTTTCCAGCAAAATTCCGCCAAAAAATGCTTACTGTGTTcgttgtaagttgtaa
- the LOC117860069 gene encoding uncharacterized protein isoform X1 — translation MPSARDQNSSTLPCSPQLDQLTSSARTQARCKDSSWLLYVYQMSLLLWPWFSLFFSLVTSSWSLSSDGQALLALSRNLILPSSIRSNWSASDATPCTWNGVGCDERNIVISLDLTSSGVSGSLGPEICRLKYLQILSLSGNNISGSLPPELGNCSMLEQLDLSQNFLSGNIPASMGNLKRLSQLSLYSNLLSGTIPEELFNNQFLEQVYLHSNQLSGSIPFSVSEMTSLTSLWLHDNMLSGVLPASIGNCTKLEVLYLLNNQLSGSLPETLSKIEDLRIFDATNNSFIGEIPFSFENSCKLEIFILSFNQIRGEIPKWLGNCSSLTQLAFVNNSLSGQIPPTVGLLRNLTYLLLSQNNLSGPIPTEIGNCELLLWLELDANQLEGTVPKELANLRNLQKLFLFENHLTGEFPENIWGIQSLQSVLVYRNGLTGKLPSVLAELKFLQNITLFDNFFTGAIPPGLGANSRLVKVDFTNNSFVGGIPPNICSGKTLRILDLGSNHLTGSIPSGVSNCPSLERFILQGNNFSGHIPEFRNCKGLSYIDLSRNGFDGPVPPNIFSNCPCSLQISPQANNLNGSIPGFSNCTNLGVLDLSYNNFSSKIPPKNAYCVRCKL, via the exons ATGCCAAGTGCAAGAGATCAGAATAGCAGCACCTTGCCGTGCTCGCCGCAGCTTGATCAGTTGACCAGTTCGGCACGGACACAAGCCCGTTGCAAGGATTCCAGTTGGCTCCTGTACGT GTACCAAATGAGCCTGCTTTTGTGGCCTTGGTTTTCTCTATTCTTCTCTTTAGTTACGTCATCATGGAGTTTGAGTTCAGATGGTCAAGCTCTTCTTGCTCTGTCGAGAAACCTCATACTGCCAAGTTCTATAAGGTCCAACTGGAGCGCTTCTGATGCAACTCCTTGTACATGGAATGGAGTTGGTTGCGATGAAAGGAACATAGTGATTTCTCTTGACCTGACATCATCAGGAGTTTCAGGTTCACTAGGACCTGAAATATGTCGTCTGAAATACCTGCAAATTCTCAGTTTATCTGGTAACAACATATCTGGTTCACTCCCTCCAGAATTGGGGAACTGCAGCATGCTTGAACAATTGGATCTCTCCCAAAATTTCCTTTCTGGCAATATACCAGCATCAATGGGAAACCTCAAGCGATTGTCACAGCTATCACTGTACAGTAACTTGCTGAGTGGAACTATACCAGAGGAGTTGTTCAATAACCAGTTTCTGGAGCAAGTGTACCTCCATTCCAATCAGCTCAGTGGTTCGATCCCCTTCTCGGTTAGTGAAATGACAAGCCTTACGTCCTTGTGGTTGCATGATAATATGTTATCTGGGGTTTTACCCGCTTCGATTGGTAACTGCACCAAGTTGGAGGTCCTCTATCTACTCAATAATCAACTGAGCGGCAGTCTTCCCGAAACCTTGAGCAAGATCGAAGACCTCAGGATATTTGATGCCACGAACAATAGCTTCATAGGCGAGATTCCTTTCAGTTTTGAGAATAGCTGCAAGTTGGAAATATTCATCCTGTCATTCAATCAAATAAGAGGGGAGATACCAAAATGGTTAGGGAACTGCAGCAGCTTGACGCAGCTTGCATTTGTCAACAACAGTCTGTCCGGACAGATACCACCTACAGTTGGTTTACTGAGAAACCTCACTTATCTTCTACTTTCTCAAAACAATTTGTCTGGTCCGATCCCTACTGAAATTGGCAACTGTGAATTGCTTTTGTGGCTGGAGTTGGATGCAAACCAGCTTGAGGGCACTGTTCCAAAAGAACTAGCAAACTTGAGGAACTTGCAGAAGCTGTTCCTTTTTGAAAATCATCTCACAGGGGAGTTTCCTGAAAATATATGGGGCATCCAAAGCCTTCAAAGTGTCCTCGTCTATCGAAATGGTCTTACTGGGAAGCTACCTTCTGTGCTTGCTGAGCTTAAGTTCCTGCAGAACATTACACTGTTTGATAATTTCTTCACCGGAGCCATACCACCGGGACTGGGTGCTAACAGCCGTTTAGTCAAGGTTGATTTCACCAACAACAGTTTTGTTGGTGGGATTCCGCCAAACATTTGTTCAGGGAAAACATTGAGAATTCTGGACTTGGGCTCTAATCATCTCACTGGTAGCATCCCATCCGGGGTTTCGAACTGCCCAAGTTTGGAGAGATTCATTCTTCAGGGCAACAATTTCAGCGGGCATATTCCTGAATTCAGAAATTGCAAGGGATTAAGTTACATAGATCTTAGCCGCAATGGTTTCGACGGTCCGGTCCCACCAAATATATTTTCAAACTGCCCTTGTTCGCTGCAAATCAGTCCCCAAGCTAACAACCTGAATGGATCCATTCCAGGATTCAGTAATTGTACAAACCTAGGTGTTTTAGATCTTAGTTACAACAACTTTTCCAGCAAAATTCCGCCAAAAAATGCTTACTGTGTTcgttgtaagttgtaa
- the LOC117861517 gene encoding probably inactive leucine-rich repeat receptor-like protein kinase At3g28040, with the protein MKLVFWNWFLLFFTLVLLSWGLTLDGLAHLALSKNLMLPSNISSSWNASNATPCRWNSVTCNRRGNVISLHLTSLGISGSLGPEIGYLKYLQVLSLSSNISGSIPPELGNCSMLEKLGLSQNFISSNIPSSIKNLKRLSLLSLYINSLNGTIPEELFKN; encoded by the coding sequence ATGAAGCTGGTTTTCTGGAATTGGTTTTTGCTATTCTTCACATTAGTTTTGTTGTCATGGGGTTTGACATTGGATGGCCTAGCTCATCTTGCTCTGTCCAAAAACCTCATGCTACCGAGCAACATAAGCTCTAGTTGGAATGCTTCTAATGCAACTCCTTGTAGATGGAATTCGGTTACTTGTAATAGAAGGGGTAATGTGATTTCTCTTCATTTGACATCATTAGGAATTTCTGGTTCACTAGGACCTGAAATAGGGTATCTCAAATACCTGCAAGTCCTCAGTTTATCCAGTAACATATCTGGTTCAATTCCTCCGGAATTGGGAAACTGCAGTATGCTTGAAAAATTGGGTCTGTCCCAAAATTTCATTTCTAGCAATATACCATCATCAATCAAAAACCTCAAGAGATTGTCATTGCTATCATTATACATCAATTCCCTGAATGGAACTATACCAGAGGAGTTGTTCAAGAACTAG